Proteins from one Acidiphilium multivorum AIU301 genomic window:
- a CDS encoding alpha-D-ribose 1-methylphosphonate 5-phosphate C-P-lyase PhnJ: protein MQGYNFAYLDEHTKRMIRRAILKAVAIPGHQVPFASREMPLPYGWGTGGIQLTASLLGPDDVLKVIDQGADDTTNAVSIRRFFARTAGIRTTTRTAEATVIQTRHRIPETPLREGQIIVYQVPIPEPLYRLEPSRAAAAQMHALADYGAMHVRLYEEITRHGRVALSYDYPVMVNERYLMSPSPIPAFDNPKLHMNPAMQLFGAGREKRIYAVPPFTAVRSLDFEDHPFDPRRADAACALCGARETYLDEIVSDDRGGKMFVCSDTDCCESRRETAP, encoded by the coding sequence ATGCAGGGCTATAATTTCGCCTATCTGGACGAGCACACGAAGCGCATGATCCGCCGCGCGATCCTCAAGGCCGTGGCGATACCGGGCCATCAGGTCCCCTTCGCGAGCCGCGAGATGCCGCTGCCCTATGGCTGGGGCACCGGCGGCATCCAGCTGACGGCGTCGCTCCTCGGCCCGGACGACGTTCTCAAGGTGATCGACCAGGGGGCGGACGACACGACGAACGCGGTGTCGATCCGGCGGTTCTTCGCCCGCACCGCCGGCATCCGCACCACGACCCGCACGGCCGAGGCGACGGTGATCCAGACAAGGCACCGGATTCCCGAGACGCCGCTGCGGGAAGGACAGATCATCGTCTACCAGGTGCCGATACCCGAGCCGCTCTACCGGCTCGAACCGAGCCGCGCCGCGGCCGCGCAGATGCACGCGCTGGCGGATTACGGGGCCATGCATGTCAGGCTCTACGAAGAGATCACGCGCCATGGCCGCGTCGCGCTGTCCTACGATTATCCGGTCATGGTGAACGAGCGCTATCTGATGTCGCCATCGCCGATTCCGGCCTTCGACAATCCGAAGCTGCATATGAACCCGGCCATGCAGCTCTTCGGCGCGGGGCGCGAGAAGCGCATCTACGCGGTGCCGCCGTTCACGGCCGTGCGCTCGCTGGATTTCGAGGATCATCCCTTCGACCCCCGCCGCGCGGATGCCGCCTGCGCGCTGTGCGGCGCGCGGGAGACCTATCTCGACGAGATCGTCTCGGACGATCGCGGCGGGAAGATGTTCGTCTGCTCGGATACCGATTGCTGCGAGTCGCGGCGGGAGACGGCGCCATGA
- the phnK gene encoding phosphonate C-P lyase system protein PhnK translates to MTLLQARDLRKRFGPVAALDDVSLSLRRREIVAIVGESGSGKSTLLNVLSGRIAPDSGTVLYDEGEGLSPIAGRGEARLRHLQRTRWGFVQQDPRQALRLSVTAGGNIGERLMVSGARHYGDIRATAARWLETVEIDPARLDDLPRTFSGGMLQRLQIAATLVTEPELVFMDEPTGGLDVSVQARILDLVRGLVRRLGLAVLLVTHDIGVARLLADRLVVMRHGRIVETGLTDQVLDDPHHEYTQLLVSSVLPA, encoded by the coding sequence ATGACGCTGCTGCAGGCGCGGGACCTCCGCAAGCGGTTCGGCCCGGTCGCCGCGCTGGACGATGTTTCGCTGTCGCTGCGCCGGCGTGAGATCGTGGCGATCGTCGGCGAGAGCGGGTCCGGCAAGTCCACCCTCCTGAACGTCCTGAGCGGCCGCATCGCGCCCGATTCGGGAACCGTGCTGTATGACGAGGGCGAGGGCCTGTCGCCGATCGCCGGGCGCGGCGAGGCGCGGCTGCGGCACCTGCAGCGCACCCGCTGGGGCTTCGTCCAGCAGGACCCGCGGCAGGCGCTCCGGCTTTCGGTCACGGCGGGCGGCAATATCGGCGAGCGGCTGATGGTCTCCGGCGCGCGGCATTACGGCGATATCCGCGCCACCGCCGCGCGCTGGCTCGAAACCGTCGAAATCGATCCGGCGCGGCTCGACGATCTGCCCCGCACCTTCTCCGGCGGCATGCTCCAGCGCCTGCAGATCGCCGCGACCCTGGTGACCGAGCCGGAACTCGTCTTCATGGACGAACCGACCGGCGGGCTCGACGTGTCCGTCCAGGCGCGGATTCTCGACCTGGTGCGCGGCCTCGTGCGCCGGCTCGGCCTCGCGGTCCTCCTCGTCACGCACGATATCGGCGTGGCGCGCCTCCTCGCCGACCGGCTCGTGGTGATGCGCCACGGCCGCATCGTCGAGACCGGATTGACCGATCAGGTGCTGGACGATCCGCACCATGAATACACCCAGCTCCTCGTCTCCTCGGTGCTGCCCGCATGA
- the phnL gene encoding phosphonate C-P lyase system protein PhnL, which produces MIVLDAAGLEKTFVLHLQNGTRLPVLRGAGLTLRAGRCVALTGPSGAGKSTLLRALYGNYLVSVGSIRVRHRGVMIDMADAPPERVIEIRRETLGYVSQFLRAMPRLAARDVVAAPLLDRGAAAEAAAARAGAMLDRLGIPTPLHALPPVTFSGGEQQRVNLARAFACEWPILLLDEPTASLDAANRDIVIGLMREAKARGAALLGIFHDRHVRDAVADETLSLEPLKESA; this is translated from the coding sequence ATGATCGTGCTCGACGCCGCCGGGCTTGAGAAAACCTTCGTGCTGCACCTGCAGAACGGAACCCGGCTGCCGGTGCTGCGCGGCGCCGGGCTGACGCTGCGCGCCGGCCGGTGCGTCGCGCTGACCGGCCCTTCGGGTGCCGGAAAATCGACCCTGTTGCGCGCGCTCTACGGAAACTACCTGGTTAGTGTCGGATCGATCCGCGTCCGCCATCGCGGCGTCATGATCGACATGGCCGATGCGCCGCCGGAGCGGGTGATCGAGATCCGGCGCGAGACGCTGGGCTATGTCTCCCAGTTCCTGCGCGCCATGCCGCGCCTCGCCGCGCGCGACGTCGTGGCCGCGCCCCTGCTCGACCGTGGCGCCGCCGCGGAGGCCGCCGCCGCGCGGGCGGGGGCGATGCTGGACCGGCTCGGCATTCCAACCCCCCTGCATGCCCTGCCGCCGGTGACCTTCTCGGGCGGCGAGCAGCAGCGCGTGAACCTCGCCCGCGCCTTCGCCTGCGAGTGGCCGATCCTCCTCCTCGACGAGCCGACCGCCTCGCTCGATGCCGCCAACCGGGACATCGTGATCGGGCTGATGCGCGAGGCGAAGGCTCGCGGCGCGGCCCTGCTCGGGATATTCCACGACCGGCACGTCCGCGACGCCGTGGCGGACGAAACGCTGTCGCTCGAACCCCTGAAGGAAAGCGCATGA